The genomic interval CAGGCGCGCTGGTCCGGCGCATCGCGGCCGCCGGCCACGACATCGGTAACCACACGTGGAGCCACCGGAGCCTCTGGCTCGCCGGACCTCGGGAGACCGCGCGCCAGGTCAATCGGGGGCACGAGGCCATCTCCCAGGCCGCCGGCGCGCCGCCGCGGTTCTTCCGCCCGCCGTGGGGCATGACCAACCTCGCGCTCTTCCCCGTGCTGCGGAGGCTCGGCACGCCGTGCGTGTTCTGGACCGCGCAGACGGAGGGGCGGCGCCCCGCGGCGCCCGCCCTGCAGGTGGAGCGCGCTCGAAGACGCGTGAGGGCCGGGGCCATCGTGGACCTCCACGACGCCGACGGAGTCGCCGGTGCCGGAGCGCGCCTGGTCGAGGCGCTGCCGGCGATGATCGGCATGTTGGGAGCGGATGGCTATTCGCTGGTTCCGCTCAGCGACCTGCTGTAGAATCGCCCACACCTCGTTCATTCGACAAAGGAGTCCCGTGATGGCTATCGACACCCGCCGCAAGAGCCGCGTCCTCCTTGAGGGCCCCGACCGCGCCCCGGCCCGCGCCATGATGAAGGCCGTCGGCTTCTCCGACGAGGACCTGGCGCGTCCGCAGATCGGCGTCGCCCACTCCTGGATCGGGACCATGCCGTGCAACTGGAACCACCGGAAGCTCGCGGAGAAGGTGATGCAGGGCATCCGCGCGGCCGGCGGCACGCCCATCGAGGTCAACACGATCTCCATCACCGACGGCATCACCATGGGCACCGAGGGGATGAAGGGCTCGCTCATAAGCCGCGAGGTGGTGGCGGACTCGGTCGAGCTCGTGGCCCGGAGCCACATGTTCGACGGCATCGTGACCATCTCCGGCTGCGACAAGACTATCCCCGCCATGGTCATGGTGCTCGGGCGGCTCAACATCCCGGGCCTCATGCTCTACTGCGGCTCCATCATGTTTGGGCGTTGCGCGGGGACCACCGGCCCGTTTGCCAACCGCAACCTGACCATCCAGGACGTCTTCGAGGCGGTCGGCGCCTACAACGCCGGCAAGATCTCGGCCGAAGTGCTCAAGGACGTGGAGGACCACGCCTGCCCGGGCGCCGGCGCCTGCGGCGGCCAGTTCACGGCCAACACCATGTCGACGGCCTACGAGATGCTCGGCATGTCGCCGATGGGCTGGAACGGCATCCCGGC from Candidatus Methylomirabilota bacterium carries:
- a CDS encoding polysaccharide deacetylase family protein; this translates as MSAAAWLLAAPALWAGYTWGSHALTLGSVWRGPRAGRKVALTFDDGPDPEHTPRVLDILAAHGTRATFFLVGERAARAGALVRRIAAAGHDIGNHTWSHRSLWLAGPRETARQVNRGHEAISQAAGAPPRFFRPPWGMTNLALFPVLRRLGTPCVFWTAQTEGRRPAAPALQVERARRRVRAGAIVDLHDADGVAGAGARLVEALPAMIGMLGADGYSLVPLSDLL